The proteins below come from a single Nitrospiraceae bacterium genomic window:
- a CDS encoding tetratricopeptide repeat protein encodes MLNSSHGIIPLTHSHSIPWQSIFLCLLFLWPLPASGHQAGNFYRDALAAIENQNFKTAQSLLEQAIQEFPGFPEAHHLYGLMKFQLTQQPGQAISAIQEAIRLNPNLAQAQYDLALLFIQQNDMEEAQKALQQALGVYPRFWEARLTLAKLLDKQALTNQAIQEYQTVLTQQPYQEEALYHLAIQFMQAQDYDQAQALLTQLTEHHPHQTDGWLLLGRIAERQNQPSQALDAYQQVIQINPEQPEAHYNLGFLYQQQGNPSKAIEHFRRVSELKPQDAEAFLNLGVLFAGNHQFVEAEQAYLAGIALQPNSLEGHFNLGAFYEFHKKDLLQARIHYRKYLDLGGTDTRIQQLLNQLEQ; translated from the coding sequence ATGCTGAATTCGAGTCATGGCATTATCCCTCTCACTCACTCGCACAGCATACCGTGGCAGAGCATCTTCCTATGCCTTTTATTTCTCTGGCCCTTGCCAGCGTCCGGGCACCAGGCTGGAAATTTTTATCGTGACGCCCTTGCAGCCATTGAGAATCAGAATTTCAAGACCGCCCAATCCTTACTTGAACAGGCCATCCAGGAATTTCCTGGTTTTCCCGAAGCCCATCATTTGTATGGTTTGATGAAGTTTCAACTCACCCAACAGCCTGGACAGGCGATTTCCGCCATTCAAGAGGCTATCCGCCTTAATCCGAATTTAGCTCAAGCCCAATATGACTTGGCATTGCTCTTCATTCAGCAAAACGATATGGAAGAAGCTCAAAAAGCCCTTCAGCAGGCCCTCGGTGTCTATCCACGGTTTTGGGAGGCTCGGCTCACACTGGCAAAACTCCTGGATAAGCAGGCACTCACAAATCAGGCTATTCAGGAATACCAGACAGTTCTCACTCAACAACCGTACCAGGAAGAAGCGCTGTATCATCTGGCTATTCAGTTCATGCAAGCTCAGGATTACGACCAGGCACAGGCCCTCCTTACCCAATTGACAGAACACCACCCACACCAGACAGACGGATGGTTATTGCTTGGCCGGATTGCGGAGCGGCAGAATCAACCCTCACAGGCCTTAGATGCTTACCAACAAGTGATTCAAATTAATCCGGAACAGCCGGAAGCCCACTACAATCTTGGATTTCTTTACCAGCAACAAGGAAACCCGTCAAAAGCCATTGAGCATTTCCGACGCGTCAGTGAACTCAAGCCCCAGGATGCCGAGGCCTTTCTCAACCTTGGGGTCCTTTTCGCAGGAAACCATCAGTTCGTGGAGGCAGAACAAGCATATCTCGCAGGAATCGCCTTGCAACCGAATTCCCTTGAGGGCCATTTTAATCTTGGCGCCTTTTACGAATTCCACAAAAAGGATCTTCTTCAAGCACGAATCCACTACCGGAAATACCTAGACCTTGGCGGAACGGACACTCGAATCCAACAATTGCTTAACCAACTTGAGCAATAG
- a CDS encoding VWA domain-containing protein → MGRESIKGLQNPLCNQQGAYILITGITVVALFGFAALGIEVGRWYAIQGEMSKAIDGAAFAGAKNVNNPNITDLHGFVQQVAQANFPPGLLGTDTPTFLVSDDGNGKITVQGATNSINSLSRVVEGSHGTTAIAADGSAKLRNAEIALVLDVSGSMGGSPISDLKDGANSFVQNFTDQESDNRFALLTFATGVQKPFPMDHGYVSPMTSAINGLSAGGGTNAEDALAQALTLPWSDQSGIPANERTKQVVIFFSDGNPSAFRGQFKHEGVTFDGVAALDGGYASVYSYMGYPNPQASYDSSFRINLTGDGKKTGTSCSPQKINNVWYYSVKWYIFQDSTYGLNSFGPTYGMNTEHCAMTNPTPLGDYVNYLVRQMAIDNAQAIKNNGIEIYTIGLGNIDQNFLSALSSGPKFVYYTPDSSELEGIFQQIANILKLVLIS, encoded by the coding sequence ATGGGACGCGAATCAATCAAAGGATTACAGAATCCGTTATGCAATCAACAGGGTGCCTACATCCTGATTACAGGTATCACTGTCGTGGCTCTGTTTGGGTTTGCAGCCCTGGGGATTGAAGTTGGACGGTGGTATGCCATCCAGGGAGAAATGAGTAAAGCGATCGATGGGGCCGCCTTTGCTGGTGCCAAGAATGTGAACAATCCCAACATTACGGACCTCCACGGGTTTGTCCAACAAGTGGCTCAAGCCAACTTTCCTCCAGGACTGTTAGGGACGGACACACCAACGTTCTTAGTTTCCGACGACGGAAACGGGAAAATTACTGTGCAAGGCGCCACGAATTCCATCAATTCACTCTCAAGAGTCGTTGAGGGAAGCCATGGTACGACTGCAATCGCAGCAGACGGATCCGCCAAACTCCGTAACGCGGAAATCGCCTTAGTTCTTGACGTGTCGGGATCAATGGGAGGCAGCCCCATCAGCGATCTGAAAGATGGAGCCAATAGCTTTGTACAAAATTTCACCGATCAGGAATCTGACAATAGATTCGCATTATTGACCTTTGCCACAGGCGTCCAAAAACCATTTCCTATGGACCACGGATACGTCTCCCCTATGACTTCAGCCATTAACGGATTGAGTGCCGGTGGGGGAACCAATGCCGAAGATGCGTTAGCTCAAGCCTTGACCCTTCCGTGGTCCGATCAATCCGGTATTCCTGCGAATGAGCGCACCAAACAAGTTGTCATTTTTTTCTCCGATGGAAATCCATCAGCCTTCCGAGGCCAGTTTAAACATGAAGGGGTGACTTTTGATGGAGTGGCGGCTTTGGACGGAGGCTATGCCAGTGTGTATTCCTATATGGGATATCCTAATCCACAGGCATCCTACGACAGTTCATTTAGAATCAATTTGACCGGGGATGGGAAAAAAACAGGAACATCTTGTTCTCCGCAAAAGATAAATAACGTATGGTATTACTCGGTCAAATGGTACATTTTTCAAGATAGCACATATGGATTGAATAGCTTCGGCCCAACTTACGGGATGAATACTGAACACTGTGCTATGACCAATCCTACCCCCTTGGGAGACTATGTGAACTACCTGGTTCGTCAAATGGCCATAGACAATGCACAGGCCATCAAAAACAACGGAATTGAAATTTATACCATCGGCTTGGGGAATATAGACCAAAACTTCTTGAGTGCTCTCTCCAGTGGGCCGAAATTTGTCTATTACACCCCTGACTCATCAGAACTGGAAGGGATTTTCCAACAAATTGCCAATATCCTTAAACTTGTCCTTATTAGTTAA
- a CDS encoding pilus assembly protein, whose product MMASLLQTGRNERGTASIELAFSLMIFLFVAFGIVEYGSIINERNALTQLAREGASLASRNLTTNQNMMDLLGSTDNALDFKNHPSKYHIYLAQITAGTVANNNPTCTIVEQGGFNGAGVTPPALPNCDLPQNLYDYLVYVPGTGATVQQFTVVKVYYEHDPMTPVGALAAQFGWAGNLGDSVTLFSRAIF is encoded by the coding sequence ATGATGGCATCATTGTTACAGACAGGGCGGAATGAACGGGGAACCGCTTCCATCGAACTCGCCTTTTCCCTCATGATTTTCCTCTTCGTTGCATTTGGCATCGTCGAATACGGAAGCATCATTAATGAACGCAATGCCCTCACACAGCTTGCCAGAGAGGGGGCAAGCTTAGCCTCGCGAAACTTGACGACCAACCAGAACATGATGGACCTTCTCGGCTCCACCGACAATGCCCTGGATTTTAAAAATCATCCATCCAAATATCATATCTACCTAGCCCAAATCACCGCTGGGACCGTCGCGAACAATAACCCAACCTGTACGATCGTTGAGCAAGGGGGCTTTAATGGAGCCGGGGTTACGCCTCCGGCCCTTCCGAATTGTGATTTACCCCAAAATCTTTATGACTATTTGGTGTATGTGCCCGGTACCGGTGCAACAGTTCAACAATTTACCGTGGTAAAAGTCTATTATGAACATGATCCAATGACCCCTGTCGGGGCACTAGCAGCTCAATTTGGATGGGCGGGCAATCTGGGAGATAGCGTGACCTTGTT
- a CDS encoding IS5 family transposase — protein MDTSDQLGFFDLTHRYDALTAKGDPLEHLAQQIPWAGFGKMLEKSLRRSKRTKGGRPPFDAILMFKILVLQALYNLSDDQTEYQIRDRLSFMRFLGLDLHQRIPDAKTIWLFRETLAQAGVVEKLFKQFDTYLAAPGVQARGGQLIDASLVPVPKQRNTREENATVQAGECPAEWEAQPAKRRQKDTDARWTKKHGVSHFGYKNHVNVDKTHKLIRRYTVTDAAVHDSQVLEDVLQSKAAGRDVWGDAAYRSDEIEAQLKKRKLRSKMQYKGYRASPLTPAQQHTNQRRSRIRARVEHIFGHQAMAMGGTLIRTIGQIRAHAKIGLKKLAYNFQRFLVLTTVSREQTV, from the coding sequence ATGGATACATCGGACCAACTTGGTTTCTTTGATTTAACTCACCGCTACGATGCGCTTACGGCGAAGGGCGATCCCTTAGAACACCTCGCCCAACAGATCCCCTGGGCTGGCTTTGGCAAGATGCTGGAGAAAAGTCTTCGTCGGTCAAAGCGGACCAAGGGAGGCCGACCACCGTTTGATGCGATTCTGATGTTTAAAATCCTCGTGCTGCAAGCCCTCTATAACTTATCCGATGACCAAACGGAATACCAGATTCGCGATCGGCTCTCCTTCATGCGCTTCTTGGGCCTCGACCTGCATCAGCGGATTCCCGATGCGAAGACCATCTGGCTATTCCGGGAGACGTTGGCGCAGGCCGGCGTCGTGGAGAAGCTCTTCAAGCAATTTGACACCTATCTGGCGGCCCCGGGGGTACAAGCCCGCGGGGGCCAACTCATTGATGCCTCGCTGGTCCCGGTGCCCAAGCAACGGAATACGCGGGAGGAAAACGCGACCGTGCAGGCCGGGGAGTGCCCGGCAGAGTGGGAGGCGCAGCCTGCGAAGCGACGGCAGAAAGATACGGATGCCCGCTGGACGAAAAAGCATGGGGTCAGTCACTTTGGCTATAAGAATCATGTGAACGTGGATAAGACGCATAAACTGATTCGACGGTATACCGTGACCGATGCCGCCGTGCATGACAGTCAAGTCCTGGAGGACGTGTTGCAGAGCAAGGCCGCCGGACGGGACGTGTGGGGCGATGCGGCCTATCGGTCGGACGAGATCGAAGCGCAACTCAAGAAGCGGAAGCTGCGGTCCAAGATGCAGTACAAAGGCTATCGAGCCAGCCCCTTGACGCCCGCTCAACAGCATACGAATCAGCGTCGGAGCCGGATCCGCGCCCGCGTTGAACATATCTTCGGCCACCAGGCGATGGCGATGGGCGGCACACTGATTCGAACGATTGGCCAGATCCGGGCCCACGCGAAGATCGGGCTGAAGAAGCTCGCCTACAACTTCCAGCGATTTCTGGTGCTCACGACCGTCAGTCGAGAGCAAACGGTGTAA
- a CDS encoding pilus assembly protein: MNSLIRSFRKLMSPCQTESGISAVEVGATMLVFLTALFAVAEMGWFFVHQNTLTSAVREGIRIGTVGATSVDGNGNALSREDSIKQAIQQSASAVMDIDPSNIFIFPVDADWTDPDDPAVVGTASAGAAGAFMRVRVNFTHQFFTQLIGGLFGPGDTIVISSEGTYRNENFILGGGS; the protein is encoded by the coding sequence ATGAACAGCTTGATCAGGTCTTTTCGGAAACTGATGTCTCCATGCCAGACCGAATCGGGAATCTCGGCTGTGGAAGTGGGAGCGACCATGCTGGTGTTTCTCACCGCTCTCTTTGCCGTAGCGGAAATGGGTTGGTTTTTTGTGCACCAGAATACTCTCACGTCTGCAGTACGAGAGGGCATTCGTATTGGAACCGTTGGTGCGACTTCAGTCGATGGCAATGGGAATGCCTTATCCCGGGAGGACTCAATTAAACAGGCAATTCAGCAAAGTGCCTCAGCAGTCATGGATATCGACCCGTCAAACATTTTCATTTTCCCCGTTGATGCCGATTGGACCGATCCCGATGATCCGGCTGTGGTTGGAACGGCAAGTGCCGGCGCTGCTGGAGCTTTTATGCGGGTCAGAGTAAATTTCACCCATCAATTTTTCACACAATTGATCGGTGGTTTATTTGGACCAGGTGATACCATTGTCATTTCGTCCGAGGGAACCTATCGCAATGAAAATTTCATCTTAGGAGGCGGCTCATGA